A part of Salmo trutta chromosome 15, fSalTru1.1, whole genome shotgun sequence genomic DNA contains:
- the LOC115148221 gene encoding ATP-sensitive inward rectifier potassium channel 1-like, with protein sequence MFQFVQRHIHDHLMERIIRRTRLVTKDGRCNIEFGNIEYHNQFAYLGDFWTTVVEIRWRFVLLLFVASFTGSWFVFSLLWYWIAKSNGDLIGQNRTDSHVRCIDNVNGLTTAFLYSLETQTTIGYGGRALTGHCPGTVALIVVQSLIGVFVNCFMCGVILAKISLPKKRAKTVTFSNTAVICLKKGSLCLLIRVANLRKTLLIGSQIYGKLLRTTVTPEGETIILDQVGIDFAVDAGKDNLFFVCPLTLYHIIDKASPFYDMSADTLQQQDFELVVFLDGMAESTSSACQVRTSFIPQEVQWGYSFLPIISRTKTGKYHVDFSNFSRTVPVTTPHCVQCFQSDPDQRNHNNSQNNHHRKLGIDNPGFEVIDIQDTMDITKM encoded by the coding sequence ATGTTCCAGTTCGTCCAGAGGCACATCCACGACCACCTGATGGAGCGCATAATCCGCCGGACTCGTCTGGTGACCAAAGATGGCCGCTGCAACATTGAGTTTGGCAACATCGAGTACCACAACCAATTTGCCTACCTGGGGGATTTCTGGACGACGGTTGTGGAGATCCGCTGGCGtttcgtcctcctcctctttgtcGCCTCCTTCACAGGCAGCTGGTTTGTCTTCAGCCTTCTGTGGTACTGGATTGCCAAGAGCAATGGTGATCTGATTGGACAGAACCGCACAGACAGCCACGTCCGTTGTATAGACAATGTCAATGGACTCACCACGGCTTTCCTGTACTCCTTGGAGACCCAGACAACAATTGGTTATGGTGGACGGGCACTCACTGGGCACTGCCCTGGCACCGTGGCCCTCATCGTCGTCCAATCACTCATTGGGGTTTTTGTCAACTGCTTCATGTGTGGGGTGATCCTGGCCAAGATCTCCCTTCCCAAGAAGAGGGCAAAGACAGTGACCTTCAGTAACACAGCGGTCATCTGCTTGAAGAAGGGCAGTCTGTGCCTGCTTATTCGAGTGGCCAACCTCCGCAAGACCTTGCTCATCGGGAGCCAAATCTACGGCAAGCTGCTTAGGACAACTGTCACGCCGGAAGGTGAGACTATAATTCTCGACCAGGTAGGCATTGACTTTGCAGTGGACGCTGGCAAGGACAACCTGTTTTTTGTCTGCCCGCTGACATTGTACCACATCATCGACAAGGCCAGTCCGTTTTACGACATGTCAGCGGACACCCTCCAGCAGCAGGACTTTGAGCTGGTGGTCTTCCTGGACGGGATGGCCGAGTCCACCAGCTCCGCCTGCCAGGTACGGACCTCCTTCATCCCCCAGGAGGTTCAATGGGGATACAGCTTCCTGCCCATCATCTCCCGCACCAAGACAGGCAAGTACCATGTGGACTTCTCCAACTTCTCCAGAACCGTGCCGGTGACGACCCCACACTGTGTCCAATGCTTTCAGAGTGATCCAGACCAACGCAACCACAACAATAGCCAAAACAACCACCACAGGAAGCTAGGTATTGACAACCCCGGATTCGAGGTGATTGACATTCAAGACACAATGGATATCACAAAAATGTGA